gttttacgtttcaatGTAAATTTTGTGATTTAAGATGTTTAACATTCGTCGTTTGTACCCAAGGCgtgatgtaaatgaaaaattgTAACCAAcatcccgctgcaacgcgcgggttagCATCAACTCGTATAATACATATACCAAAAAAACTAAATTTGAAATAAAAAGTTGATTGATCAAGGACATGTGGGTAGATGGTAGATAGCGGATAATCTGATTAATGAACCAATAAGTTGGCACTAGTAACATTTAGAGGGAAAAATTCTGGTCAAGAAAAACGAAGAACATTTCAATAGAAGTAAACTAGCAGGTTTAATTTTCGGTTCATCAAGTTAATACAAGTACAAGAACAATAAATACAGAATAACATACaaactattttatatattaaCAATGCCTTTTTTTATCTATTATATTTTATATCCTAACAATATTTTATATTCAGGGTAATATTAGACATTGTTACAGGGCCGGTCCTAGAATTTTGGAGGTCCAAATCGAATTAAAAATTTAAGGCCCTATTCAATTTTTCTAGACTCGTAATTTCGCTTTGTATCTGACATGAAATATATTAGGAAGAAACTTATAAAACACTTAACCATTATATAAACTAGATGATTTCCCTAATCAAATAATGTTGGTATCTAATACATAAATCAAATTAAGTTGGTTAAAAGAGTTTAACCTAACAAATAACAATTTACATTATGTGTGAAAGGAATTAAAACATGTTAATTATTTTAAGTATACTATTGTTATTAGTTAGAAacgatttttttaaataaaattataCATGGACATATCATGTAAAAAATTTGTGTGGACAACATATTTTAGCTTATTAAATTAAGAGATGTGATTAAAAAAAGATGCATTTATAACCCTTTATTAAAAGAGTGAGTGAGGTGATTAATAATTTTGAAAATGGGTAGGAGGTGGGATTCGAACCCACGCCTCTAAAAAATCAAATCTTATTCTTACCACTAGACTACAATTGTATTAATGTTAACAAAAATAACCTTAAAtataatattctttttttttttataaatatagattttttataattttggaGGCCCTGTTTTTTCGGAGGCCCTAGGCCATCGCCTATCCCAATTACACTAATGGGTCGGCCCTGCATTGTTATTCTCAACGAAGTTTTTAAGGGGCAAGGGTGTGCATCCGTCCCCGTCAATGTTTTGGgttagtagtgtaattttttgtccaaaatttttaaaattatataggtaCGCCCcgccaattattttgcctaaaaatTCCTTGCCAGTACCAAGTTTATTTTCCAAAAAAATTAAACGTATTTTCGTATCGAGTTAAAAAAACGTGAAGAATGGGGCTGTTAGtaattttttataattgtttttatacTTGAAGTGAGTTTAAATAAAGTTTAAACCTAGttttatataaatgaaatttgaggttcaaatttagttttttttttttatgtgtaaGAACAGATTTTTTAACGGAATGAAGAGTATTTAGTTTTGTTTGGAGTTATTattgtttgacccgacccgaacaTATAACCTAGTTTTATATAAATGAAACTTGAGGTTCAAATTTAGTTTTTAACAGAATAAAGAGTATTTTTTGGGTCCCATGACTTTTCACCCCCGCAAGTGGCGGGTCTACAAAAACGTAAAGGGGTAACGCTTCAAAAATTTCTTTTCTATAGAGGCAGCGAAATTGAAAAAAcgtcaaaatttttcaaaatttacaatACCGCCGGAGCGTCAAGAGGTAGCGGGGGCTACCCCTAGTATCAAGCTACATCCGCCGAAGACCCTCGCGGAACTTTTGATCAAGCTCCGTCACTAGTTATTCCACATAAAGTATGTGAAGTGtacttaaataaaaagagttaattgctcggatggtccctgtggtttcacgttttttcacatttagtccccaccttttgaaaatagcatgtatgctccctatggtttgttattttgttactcggatagtcccccaacatttactctggggactatccgagtaacaaaatgacaaaccatagggagcatataTGTTATTTCCAAACTtactgacatctactcagggactatccgagtaacaaaatgacaaaccatagggagcatacctgctattttcaaaaggtggggactaaacatgaaaaaaaatgaaaccacagggaccatccgagcaattaactctaaataaaAATTAAGAAGCAAAATATATTTAGCATTTCATATAAGAATGATAAAAATACAGCTTATCCAAATGTAATTAAGTTGTTTCAATATAGAACCTTTTCCATGTATTTAACCACAATTTTTTACATGCGATTCAAAAATCAATATGTAGAGATATTGTCAAGCTATTTGGTATATCTAGATGTCTCATTCGATTTCCCATTTAACCATAAATTTACATACGATTAGCAAAAGAAAACTTAATTAGTCTACAACTTTAAAAACTATAAAGATATATATCATGATACACACAATAGACATAAACAAATTATGCATATTTATACGACAATTATTAGAATTATATGTTATTATGAGAGTAAATTTTTACGTCCACCTAAATTTTCATGCATTGAATTCTGTGTTATTTTGTGTTAAGTACAATAGTGGCATGGTGTTGTAGAACTTTTTCAAGGAAGTGTGTGCGTTTTTTTTTCTAATGTATTtaagtttttatgttttttttttcttctaagtTATTAATTTATAACGTAGTCGCACTTGATTCGTGCGACTTCAAAAACCACAAAATCTGGTAACCGAATGTAGTGAAGCTGCACTTGACAACCGTAACTTCACTAGCAACCACGACTTAAGGAGATGTAGAGAACCACAACTTCATTCAAAAATGTTTTCACAAATAACATTTTTGTAAGGAAAAAAAATACACAATGTTGTGTTCTACAACTTTCTGTTAGATTATATATTAACCAGTCGTAAGCctccccaccccccccccccccctctcgcGCGTTGCGGGACAGGAGCACAAAAACCGTATCAccagttgggggggggggggagacgGTGCTAATCGAACGATGACCAAAACCGggaaaaaatgtaaaacaaaaacacaacGTGAACTATCATATAGACGCTGTTGAATTTATGCTAACAACTTTATTAAAGTTTAAGAGTTATACGATACCTTTATTAAGGTTTAGGgtggaaaagtaaattgtttacataaaataaaaaataaaatgaatAAACCACATGagtgaaaataaaaatttatAATAAAAGACGAAACTGTTACTATTCATTGAAATAATTTATACAATAGTAGAtcaaaatattaaattatatCTTATTATATTTAATTGTAATTGTTGAtgtaccatattacccttattaactaactAAGAGTTTCCCTTTAGGTGTGTATATAGAGAGATAACTCCGACTCTTTTCAGTGTTAGTgtggtaaaaaaattgattttgggTAGCGATGATTTCATCTCCAGGTACGTTATGGAATGGTGTTCGTGGGTTCCTCTCAAGTGTAATATCTTCGCTTGGAGAGTGGAAATGAATAGGATTCCAACGGCTGAGACATTGTCGAGACGTGGTATTTTTATTGAAGAGGAGATGTGTCGATTCTGTAGTAATGGCGAAGATTCGGTTGATCATTTGTTCTCTTCTTGCATCATAGCTTCTATTGTTTGGCAAAAAGTGAATTCTTGGTGCCGTGTtccgattttttttttgttttcttttagaGATCTTCTCGAAATCTATAATCATTGCAGTAAAAAGGCAGGGGAGAAAGAGGCTTTCCAAGGCATAATTATGATAGCCTGCTGGAGTATCTAGAAAGCTAGGAACAGGAGAAGGTTCAATGGTAAGCAAGCCAAGGTTGAAAGCTTTTTTAGCGAAGTTAGATCTTTGGGTTTTCTCTTGTTCAGGAAAAGATCCAAGtataaaactatgctttggtcgaatttgtgtaaatttgtaattatgtattTTTGGTTTGTTTCCGTCCCGGTTTTCAGGTTCGGTGTCTTCCAATGAAGTTTTcgtttcaaataaaaaaaaatacatatagtAACTAGAGAGATTAGAGTTAGACAAACACAACAACATCATTACTCTCTAAATTCGTCACATCTCTCTCTAAAAACCATGTTCTTCAGAACACATAAATTCGTTCAAAAATGTACACTCTaaacgagaattcgaccaatttGACGAATATGACATCTACTTCCCTCTCTGATGTGATTGCTAGCTTACCAACTACACATTATTGAAACTAATTGAAACTACATGATTAATTTTATGTTTTATACATGTTCTAATAATATAATCAAACATTTTCTAATAATATAAACGTGAAAGAAAGAAAACTTTATAATAATAAATGTTTAAGAAAAAAGAGGACAAAACAACCCTAGTTAAACCCTATGTTCAAGTGACAACTCATGAAGGTATTTACTACAAATAATAAACGTACACCAACCTGCTGTCACAACCATTACTTCATGCAACAACCCAACATTAACCACTTGTCTATTTTTACACTTAATAtcaacaaaccctagttgaaccATTACACAAAAAAACCAAACACTACAATGTGGAACAAGGGGTGTGTGTTGGTGGCGGTGACGGTGATGTGGATGGTGGCATGTGGTGGCGTAGGGGCGGGTGAAGAGTCGTTAGCGCAACAATGTTCGACGAAGGTGACCGCGGTGATGACATGTGTGGATTTTGCGACGGGGAAGGAACCGGCGCCACAAAAGAAGTGTTGTGATTCGGTGAAGGAGATGAAAGATAGTAATCCGGCGTGTTTGTGTTTTATCATACAACAGATTCATAACGGTACGAATCCGAtgttgaagaagatgaacatTCAAGAGAGTCGACTGCTTCAGTTGTCGTCGGCTTGTAAGATCGCTAACGCAAGCATCAGTGATTGCCCAAGTAATTTAATTTCCTTTTCTACGTACTTAACGAACAAAGAAATAGACGTTATCCAGTCAAATTATACTCATAGCATAGATATTAGTAGGATTTGCCAGTCAAATTCTACTCGTAGCAGAGCTATTAGTAGGATTTGAAGAGAGAGAGATAAGGACAAACCTTTTCTGTATTTTTTAAGATATAGAGAGACTGCTCCTACTCAGACCCTGGACCCTGAGCACACGGGCTGGATTGAAAAATACATAAACACCAACTCAAAACAAGTCTAGTTTTGAGTTGATAAAAGGCAGTTTTATGCTAGCATTAATATGATATATGGCTACAAAAGATCGAGTATTATCTATTTACTGAATCTCGAGTTAAACTTCATTAAACTCTTTTTCAAGGTCCCACAgataaacaaaaatatatatatatatatatatatatatatatatataggctaaagATCAAATATAAATAAACTAAACGTACTAAACATACGAACTAAAGGAAAAGATAAAAAAGCATGGTGccattttgtagagtaattttgtaaaattacccttgtaggataattttgatcttttgtagagtaattttgtaaaattactctgcatcaaaattacttttacaagtgaatcaaaattaccctgcaagtttatcaaaacttttgtagagtaatttttgtcttgtagggtaattattaaaattacactaacccccaaaaaactgtagagtaattttgatcttgtagagaaattttgttagcatttagttTTGGGGTTTAggtttatggtttagtttttagcttttagtttgggtggagagggggggggggggagggttaggtttttttttaggtttttaggggttgggggggggggttaggtttttttttttaggttcttgagggtgggggggggggggttagtgtaattttgataattaccctacaagaacaaaattactctacaagaccattttacaaaattactctacaggtacatttgtagagtaactttgatagttactGATAATTACAAAAAATGTCAGCGCCTACTTTTTCCTTTTCATGCAATTCGAATGTTTTGTACGTTAAGTTTATTTGTACAATAActttcccatatatatatatatatatatatatatatatatatagggtaggagttggccagaaagtccaaatttcctaaaaagtgtaaaaagtcataaaacaccataatgtcaaccataaaacacaccaaaaccccacaaataatatgatgaagattactaaaacatcacgtatgtgggttttgtgttgtgttttagatgttaaggctctgattatggaatgacaaatattaatgtgttttatgttgtttagcattgtgtgttttacaTTCATAGTTATACGATGGTgcttttgaagtttttatggactattagagtttgaatatggtgttttcgtaatattcattctattatttgtgagttttaggtgtgttttatgcctgaaattattgtgttttatgactttttacactttttaggaaactTGGACTGTCTAGCCGAAcctcaccatatatatatatatatatatatatatatacaaggtgaTATTTTTGTAAAAAGGACCTTTTTCATGAGAAGTGTAAGAAAGCATATGAATTGACATGTAGACATCGTGTTTTGGACTGGGTTGTTTTGgcaataaaaacacaaaaatgtaataatttaaaacacaatgcaatGTATTATAGgcatgaaatttaaaacacaactaAAAAACACTGCTTAACACTTAAAATACATTACTTAGCGTTATtggcatggtgttttaagttttaagcctATAATTCATTGTATTCAGgcttaaattgttatgtttggtgtttttcttgccaaaacaacccaaaacatcatGCCTAAATCTAAAACATAATACCAATATGTCAGTTCCTAtgtcttctcacacttctcacaaaaaatgttatttttacacatacatatatatcttAATCACCTTCATAATTTTGAGGAATAAGAAACAATGTTGTCAAGAATAGTGTAGTAGTTATGCATCATAAGAAGAAAATGACATTTGGTGGGATCATGTCGACATTCCTTGGCTCTTTGCAACCTTTTTATCCTAATCTAATGTCTTGTTACACACGACCCATGTGGTCGAATCATATACATATTCTTTGCATGCGTCATTTATATCCAGTGGCGGACTCAATGATTTTTTTTCCTTGGATGAGGATGAGGGGTTCAACCATATTTTTAAGGGGTGAGAtcgggttttttgcctaaaaaatacactaGTTTTTTCAAAGGGTGCGTCCGGCCACCCACCCCTCAACATGGGTCCGCCCCTATTTATATCGTAAGTCTTTTCAATATATTAGATGACTATTGTTAATTGGCCGGGTCAAGTGGTTTAAAAACAATCTTCTAGTCATGTAAATtatgtttatttttgttttgtctATGATTTATAGACGACTTTGGTTATAACTTTTCTAAAACAAAAGATGACTATGTGTTGACGGTCAACGGTCACTACAATATAAATGATAAGTATCATATGAAGGTACCATTGCAACTTTGTCGGTGAAATGGGTTGTCGATGGATATGCGTAGGTTAAAATTAGTCGGAAATATGGTAGTGAGGTGATCTTTGGGTATTTAGCTTCGGAATACCGAGAGTTCCTTTAATTTACCTTTTACAACTTTTTTATAATCGGTCCAGTTCGTCAGTGCTACTCAATTGTCTAGAAGTGAAAACCTCATTTCAACTTACTTTAGACTTGAATATTAACTATGTTACAACTACCACGACACGTAACTCATCACATGTCTATAATATCAGAGCTGTTGAAGTTACCGTTAGATTCACCTGATGCTGCCATATTCACTAACAATGCTACGATCGTTCCTCCAACATCTAGTGGAACGCCATCATCAACGTCTACAACAACTTCTCCGTTGGGATCTCACGCGCTCAAGCACAATGCACCGGGGATTCTACGATCTGTTTGGATTCCTTTGGCATTCTTGTTAGTAGCGTCTTCAAACATGTTCTATGTCTAGATATCAGTTAGAAAGTTGGGTCATAAAGATGATTTAATTCTCTCTAGACTATGGTTTTTGTGTGGCACATTGATGGTATGTTGTGCATGCTGGTTTGTTGTTATGACTTTACACTTGCTTggtatttatttatgttttgtttgagaccatgtcaattttttttttttttttgctatgtTATCTTGTTGGTTTGATAATACTTCGGCCATGTTTGGATGAGCTTATTTTACCTCcttatgacttattgacttttttCGAAAATAAGTTTTTGTGAAATGGTGTTTAGGTAATAAGGTGAAAAGGAACTTTTTAGGCATTGAAAAAAAGAAATGAAAAAGTCAGTTGGTTCTAACTTTTCCTAAAAGGAGATAGGAGGTTAAAAAGCCAATAAGAAGAAATGGAAAAGCTCATTCAAACATGCCCTTCATTTCATAAATTTGTTGCATTATGAGATACGTTGATGTGGGGGTGTCAACGAGTTAAGCTGAAGCTGAAGTCGAGCTTGTAACTTTAAAGGAGTGTCTTTTCATTTTTCACACCCTTTAAGATATATTATTTTCTAAATTGTacatttcatatttttttttcaatattttcTCAATTATTTTCTAAATTGTACATTTCATAAATTTTTTTCGATATTTTCTCAAGAGTGAATTACATGAATGGCCCCTGTGATTCGCATTGATTTCATAAATGCCATCAAGGGTCATGTATGGTTCTCATGGTACGATTTTTGTAACACAGATGGCCCTTAATAGCTAACGTCATAAAATTTTCCAGTTAAGTTCGTgtaaatgactaaactaccctctattaaaaaaagaaaataaatatataaatctTGTTGCATCTAGTGAGACCTCAAATCACTGATCTGTCAAGATTTGTCGGCGGTAACGATGGTGGAGAGCGGATGAACGTCGGAAGGGTGTTGACCCGGTGGTTCGTAACGACCGAGAGAGGGTTTGGACCCTTCCGGTTTTCCCGACAGGTTAACTTTGTGGCCGTTTTGCTTTTGGGCGCATATCGGTCACTAATTCTGTGACCGCCTTTTGTAGGTCACAATTACCTAATTTCTACTAGTGGGGTCTTAGGCTAACCTGGGTAACCTCAATGCCATACTGCCAAGCTCTAAACATGAGTTACTCGTGATCGATTAAACTCGCAAGTCTAAACATGCTTGTTATTTATTCGGTCATAACAATTTCCATTTAATATACcaaacatataatcacataacatGTATTACTATATGTACAAACGTTATAAAAATAATTAGAATATTTAATTAACTAATAAATACTATAATAAACTAACCAACCTCGAGCCAAGCACAAGCTTGAAAAATTCTTCACAAGCCCATCTCGAGCCTTAGAAACAGAGCTCTAAACGAGCTTTCCAGAGTTTGTGACCGACTCTTGGTATGGTTTGTGACAGAACCCTTTCAAAACTAGCACATACATAACCATTACTATACGGTCCGCTTATACGCTCAAGCAAACTTTTGGTACCGTACCATAATGCTCGGGTTTAATACCTAACATCAAATGGCTTAAGGCATATCGAGTGCAATCACAGGTTCAGATAAGTTGAACAATCACACACTTGCGGGCTCAATTCGCAGGCGTTAATTTTGAAACCAACCGGATTTACGTTAGTCTCCAGGGCCTAAATAAAAGACTTGGTTTACTCTTTAGTCTTTACATAAATATTCATGCTTTTAAGTCTAAAACATAATCTAAGTACCGTAAATATGGGCTTCAAATACATCATCATCCGTTGTGTTGGAACTGAAACGAGTTTTCATATGGTGATTTCGTTATCTGGATGTGGGGATCGGTTGGTTGTTGGTTAGCCTGCCAGTAATCTTGGGAACTAAGATGTGAACCATGATGAACCGTATGCAACTCGTGTTGAACCATGGTGGGACCAGTTGAATGTATGGGATGGTCGAGCTCGCATGAACCCCATGTATTGTTTGACAGAAGAGAGAGAGCACGTCGGATGTCGACTgcatctgcaaaaaaaaaaaaaaaaaaaaaaattaaaattgtgAATCTGCATATGATGATGTGGATTCTTGTAGAATGATGGGCAATTGGGCATTAGTTGTTATTATGTTTTTCATTATTTATTCGCTTTTTCCCATGTTAGTATTCAAGAGTAAGTTGGAGTTACGAGAGTGATTCAAGTCGTTGTACTTCTTGCGTTTTTTTTAGTTATGAACGGGTTAATTTGAGTTGCGCTTGATCAACGAAAAACTAAGCTTAAAAGGGTGGGTCAAACGGTAGAGAGTCCCTATAGTCTTTTCTCAATGCATACAACTTGGTACTTTGTTTTGTACAAAGATTTATATTGTTATTGTAATAAATTTGTTAATGAAACTGAAGTTATCGGGTTAAATATCTACAAAGAATTAAAAAGAAAACTAGACATAACACGTGTCACCATTACTAAAATTTGGGACATTTAATAGGGGTGCTAAATGGGTCGTGTTTGCGGGTTGGCGGGctcaacccgaacccgaaaacTGTGGCATGCATATGAACCTGAACCTGACCTGAATAtttgcgggttcaacctgaaactgacccgttcaacccgaattttttaaatttttatttttttccacaAATTaatacattaaaattaaaatttactttaaatgcacaaatgtatataatacaattacatCTAATTTATAGAATTTAATGtgaatttctctttttaagtaataattatggcataaaatacacacccaatTTAATTTGTGACATAAAAGTActgtaaaaaatataatataatataaaggggttaaacgggtcaacacATCAACCTGACTGGGTTGACCTGAAcctgacccgtttagctaaattTTACATTTCTTTTTGGTttatacaactaactttaaaGTTTAAATAGGCGTAAAATATAAACCAACTTGCATTTTTAGCGATAGGCGTAAAATATAAACCAACTTGCATTTTTAGTGATTTTAGCTATCAAATGACATTTTAATAACAAATTGTACCAGTTATTGCAAAATTCAACTGGTAGCatagagtttttaaaaaaaaactcacTTGTCATTTTAATGTATATGCATATGCCACAGGAAATCTGAAGTgaatttattaattttttttttcacaacaatttttctaaaaaaatcacTTTATCaaacttttaaataaatttataaaaacaaattCAATAAGCATGCCATCACATCTGGCAAaatagagttaactgccattttcgtccttgttGTTTGTCCAGTTATGCCAATCCAgatcaaatttcaaatttgtaccatttccGTACCTGACATTCTCGAAACATGTCAGTTCGGTCCCAAAAACTTAACGTCTGTTAAAACCTATTGTTTAATGAAGGGTAAAACCGTCATTTTCCTTTTTTATTCCCCCTTCTAAAACCCTATTAATAgggtttaagaaaaaaaaataaaaaatgactTTTTTACCCTTCATTAAACGGCAGGTTTATTAATAgggtttaagaaaaaaaaataaaaaatgactTTTTTACCCTTCATTAAACGGCAGGTTTTAATAGACGTTAAGTTTTTGGACGGAACtggcatgtttcaagaatgtcagggATGAAAATGGTACAAATTTTAAATTTGGTCTGGACTggcataattggacaaaccacggggacgaaaatgacagttaactcggCAAAATAAGTTAAATCTGTTCGCTAAACCCATTATAAAATAAAGTTGGTTCTATTTGGCGCCTAATTCAAAGTACGCCCTGCATAAATTTAGCTAACGTATGATTAGCAGTTTTTGAATTCGAACAAATTATTTTATAATCAAGTAGCGCATAATAGACACCAACGTTTTATATATAGAAACACAaaggataaattacacttttcgtcctttatgtttgtagcgggtcgcaatggatgacctttaactttaataattacagtcacagtcgtTTATTTGCAAAACCTGTTACACCTTAGGTCCTTTGACCCTAAC
This genomic stretch from Helianthus annuus cultivar XRQ/B chromosome 8, HanXRQr2.0-SUNRISE, whole genome shotgun sequence harbors:
- the LOC110871621 gene encoding non-specific lipid transfer protein GPI-anchored 1, with the protein product MWNKGCVLVAVTVMWMVACGGVGAGEESLAQQCSTKVTAVMTCVDFATGKEPAPQKKCCDSVKEMKDSNPACLCFIIQQIHNGTNPMLKKMNIQESRLLQLSSACKIANASISDCPKLLKLPLDSPDAAIFTNNATIVPPTSSGTPSSTSTTTSPLGSHALKHNAPGILRSVWIPLAFLLVASSNMFYV